One window from the genome of Amycolatopsis sp. NBC_01480 encodes:
- a CDS encoding carbohydrate ABC transporter permease, which yields MAVTTARRVRRPGRLVAEIITVVVAGLVAFPLYWMVLSAFKPAGEIQTANPKPWTLAPSLDSFERVLTVSGFSRFFLNSLVVALAVVVLSLLFSFLSAVALTRFRFRGRTVLLVMILVAQMVPVEALTIPLFFLMRSIGAVAPEFGLNELGSLVLVHLAFSLPFAIWMLRGFVAAVPVELEEAAKLDGASRMRFTWQILFPLVAPGLVAVSVLAFIHAWNDFLFAKTFIISKTENQTLPQAILVFFKPEDTDWGAVMASSTLMTIPVLVFFVLVQRRLVSGMSGAVKG from the coding sequence ATGGCTGTGACGACCGCGCGGCGCGTTCGCCGCCCCGGGCGGCTGGTGGCCGAGATCATCACGGTGGTGGTGGCCGGGCTGGTGGCGTTCCCGCTGTACTGGATGGTGCTCTCGGCGTTCAAGCCGGCCGGGGAGATCCAGACCGCGAACCCCAAGCCGTGGACGCTGGCGCCTTCGCTGGACAGCTTCGAGCGGGTGCTGACGGTGTCCGGCTTCAGCCGGTTCTTCCTCAACAGCCTGGTGGTCGCGCTGGCCGTGGTGGTGCTGTCGCTGCTGTTCTCGTTCCTCTCGGCGGTGGCGCTCACCCGGTTCCGCTTCCGCGGCCGGACGGTGCTGCTGGTGATGATCCTGGTGGCGCAGATGGTGCCGGTGGAGGCGCTGACCATCCCGCTGTTCTTCCTGATGCGCTCGATCGGCGCGGTGGCGCCGGAGTTCGGGCTCAACGAGCTGGGCTCGCTGGTGCTGGTGCACCTGGCCTTCAGCCTGCCGTTCGCGATCTGGATGCTGCGCGGGTTCGTCGCGGCGGTGCCGGTGGAACTGGAGGAAGCGGCGAAGCTGGACGGCGCGTCACGGATGCGCTTCACCTGGCAGATCCTGTTCCCGCTGGTCGCGCCCGGGCTGGTCGCGGTGAGCGTGCTCGCGTTCATCCACGCGTGGAACGACTTCCTGTTCGCCAAGACGTTCATCATCTCCAAGACCGAGAACCAGACGCTGCCGCAGGCGATCCTGGTGTTCTTCAAACCGGAGGACACCGACTGGGGCGCGGTGATGGCGTCGTCCACCCTGATGACCATCCCGGTCCTGGTGTTCTTCGTGCTGGTGCAACGCCGGCTCGTGTCCGGGATGTCCGGCGCGGTGAAAGGCTGA
- a CDS encoding carbohydrate ABC transporter permease encodes MVTQQLPVAVPAPPAPRRPRRRRDGRAAVLYLLPAGILLAALLVYPIYQLVLISFYDYGQPQAAGAAPLVFLGFDNYAALLSDVQFWTVLGKTVGFAAACVIGSLVAGTGLAVLASRVRAVPRTLLFLAALGAWSTPAIAGSYVWLFLFDTDFGLVNEVLSGVGFTGMAHHSWTFGTFGAFGLVAAEVIWCSFPFVLVTMYAGIKAIPEEVLEAASLDGASLWRSTWTVVLPMVRPLLMIATIQSIIWDFKVFTQIYVMTNGGGVAGRNLVLNVYAYQQAFAGQEYGLGSAIGVVMTVLLLSITGLYVRSQRRSEAWL; translated from the coding sequence GTGGTCACGCAGCAACTGCCCGTCGCCGTCCCGGCCCCGCCCGCGCCCCGCCGGCCGCGGCGGCGCCGGGACGGCCGGGCGGCCGTGCTCTACCTGCTGCCGGCGGGGATCCTGCTCGCCGCGCTGCTGGTGTACCCGATCTACCAGCTGGTGCTGATCTCGTTCTACGACTACGGGCAGCCCCAGGCCGCGGGCGCGGCGCCGCTGGTGTTCCTCGGCTTCGACAACTACGCGGCCCTGCTGTCCGACGTGCAGTTCTGGACCGTGCTCGGCAAGACGGTCGGGTTCGCGGCCGCCTGTGTCATCGGCAGCCTGGTGGCCGGGACGGGGCTGGCGGTGCTGGCCAGCCGGGTGCGCGCGGTGCCGCGGACGCTGCTGTTCCTGGCCGCGCTCGGCGCGTGGTCGACGCCCGCGATCGCCGGCTCGTACGTCTGGCTGTTCCTCTTCGACACCGATTTCGGGCTGGTCAACGAGGTGCTCTCGGGCGTCGGCTTCACCGGGATGGCGCACCATTCCTGGACGTTCGGCACCTTCGGCGCGTTCGGGCTGGTGGCCGCCGAGGTGATCTGGTGCTCGTTCCCGTTCGTGCTGGTCACGATGTACGCCGGGATCAAGGCGATCCCGGAGGAGGTGCTGGAGGCCGCTTCGCTCGACGGCGCCTCGCTGTGGCGCTCCACCTGGACGGTCGTGCTGCCGATGGTGCGGCCGCTGCTGATGATCGCGACCATCCAGTCGATCATCTGGGACTTCAAGGTGTTCACCCAGATCTACGTGATGACCAACGGCGGCGGCGTCGCGGGGCGCAACCTCGTGCTGAACGTCTACGCCTACCAGCAGGCCTTCGCCGGGCAGGAATACGGCCTCGGCTCGGCGATCGGAGTCGTGATGACGGTGCTGCTGCTGTCCATCACCGGGCTGTACGTCCGGTCCCAGCGCCGGAGCGAAGCATGGCTGTGA
- a CDS encoding lactonase family protein: protein MSGLSRRTFLGAAGAAGLGTVLGAQLANATPRVCRPSAGTTAYVGSYTSTPPAGHGLDVVSRAGSEPALTPVRTVTGVPDASWFDRSRDGRFLYATNEGDPDGAVSALDISNVTDPKLLGSTPSKGSAPTHLSVHSSQKYVLAANYGSGSVVVLPIEDGGRLGAATDLQQHVGPERDPHAHQVVNDPTGQWVLSVDLGADSVYVYTLDVGTGKLALHQQVTLPSGAGPRHLAFHPNGRFAYLAQELRPEITVLSWDAAAGKLTPIAVVPAVPAGSTGDLFPGEMAVSKNGKFAYATVRGPNTIATFTVSADGSAITLASSVDTGGNWPRHLALSPDEAWFYVSNQRSGTVTWLPRDASTGLPGAVAGSLAVPSVNSVFFA from the coding sequence ATGTCAGGACTTTCCCGCCGCACCTTCCTCGGCGCGGCCGGCGCCGCGGGCCTGGGCACCGTTCTCGGCGCCCAGCTCGCGAACGCCACGCCGCGGGTGTGCCGTCCCTCCGCCGGCACCACCGCGTACGTCGGCAGCTACACCAGCACCCCGCCCGCGGGGCACGGCCTCGACGTGGTCAGCCGCGCGGGCTCCGAGCCCGCGCTCACGCCTGTCCGCACCGTCACCGGCGTGCCGGATGCGTCGTGGTTCGACCGCAGCCGCGACGGCCGGTTCCTGTACGCCACCAACGAAGGCGACCCGGACGGGGCGGTCTCGGCGCTGGACATCAGCAACGTGACCGACCCGAAGCTGCTGGGCAGCACGCCGTCGAAGGGCAGCGCGCCGACCCACCTTTCCGTGCACTCCAGCCAGAAGTACGTGCTGGCGGCCAACTACGGCTCGGGCAGCGTGGTCGTGCTGCCGATCGAGGACGGCGGCAGGCTGGGCGCGGCGACGGACCTGCAGCAGCACGTCGGCCCCGAGCGCGACCCGCACGCGCACCAGGTGGTCAACGACCCCACCGGCCAGTGGGTGCTCTCGGTCGACCTGGGCGCGGACTCGGTGTACGTCTACACCCTGGACGTCGGCACCGGGAAACTCGCGCTGCACCAACAGGTCACGCTCCCCTCGGGCGCCGGGCCGCGGCACCTCGCGTTTCACCCGAACGGCCGGTTCGCCTACCTCGCGCAGGAACTGCGGCCGGAGATCACCGTGCTGAGCTGGGACGCGGCGGCGGGCAAGCTGACGCCGATCGCGGTCGTCCCGGCGGTGCCCGCGGGCAGCACCGGCGACCTCTTCCCCGGCGAGATGGCGGTGTCGAAGAACGGGAAATTCGCCTACGCCACCGTGCGCGGGCCGAACACGATCGCCACGTTCACCGTCTCCGCCGACGGCTCGGCGATCACGCTGGCGTCCAGTGTGGACACCGGCGGCAACTGGCCGCGGCACCTCGCGCTTTCCCCGGACGAAGCCTGGTTCTACGTCTCGAACCAGCGCTCCGGCACCGTCACCTGGCTGCCGCGCGACGCCTCGACCGGCCTGCCCGGGGCGGTCGCGGGGTCGCTCGCCGTTCCGTCGGTCAATTCCGTCTTCTTCGCCTGA
- a CDS encoding extracellular solute-binding protein gives MRLRRTFTAVAALALLAGCAPTQSAPAASGGDEQTGTLRVWLFDEASRAPKEAAVKDAIAEFKAAHAGVDVDVQWVPVEGRADKFSGAFNDPSNAPDVAEFGNTDVASYAQTGALSDLTGDISSWSEGKDLLPTVLDTAKANGKTYGLPWYTGIRALYYRTDVFTELGLKPPATLAELTEDARKIRAAKPDLYGISVGGKYTYAMLPYIWANGGEIAKQDNGKWTSTVEADPAKAGITQYAGLLKDDICPPSACANLTGTQSVTAFAGGKAGMTIGGDFNRKAVEQGAVKGKYAVVPLPGTTPGSVAPAFAGGNLLGVFGASKRHGLAVQFAELLAGAKYQEKMYNAMGNLPTLGSVQEKLAASDPSLKPFVDSLKAGTKFVPSTPAWSKIDSQNVLPTAVQQIATGGKDPAGALADAAAAMNKNFG, from the coding sequence ATGAGACTGCGCCGCACGTTCACCGCCGTCGCCGCGCTGGCCCTGCTGGCCGGCTGCGCGCCCACCCAGTCCGCCCCCGCCGCGTCCGGCGGCGACGAACAGACCGGCACGCTGCGGGTCTGGCTGTTCGACGAAGCCAGCCGCGCGCCCAAGGAAGCCGCGGTGAAGGACGCCATCGCCGAGTTCAAGGCCGCGCACGCCGGGGTGGACGTGGACGTGCAGTGGGTGCCGGTCGAGGGCCGCGCCGACAAGTTCTCCGGCGCCTTCAACGACCCGTCGAACGCCCCGGACGTCGCCGAGTTCGGCAACACCGACGTGGCCAGCTACGCCCAGACCGGTGCGCTGTCCGACCTCACCGGCGACATCTCGTCGTGGAGCGAGGGCAAGGACCTGCTGCCAACCGTGCTGGACACCGCCAAGGCGAACGGCAAGACCTACGGGCTGCCCTGGTACACCGGCATCCGCGCGCTCTACTACCGCACCGACGTGTTCACCGAGCTGGGCCTCAAGCCGCCGGCCACGCTCGCCGAGCTGACCGAGGACGCGCGCAAGATCCGCGCGGCCAAGCCCGATCTGTACGGCATCTCCGTCGGCGGCAAGTACACCTACGCGATGCTGCCCTACATCTGGGCCAACGGCGGCGAGATCGCCAAGCAGGACAACGGGAAGTGGACGTCCACTGTGGAGGCCGATCCGGCCAAGGCGGGCATCACGCAGTACGCCGGCCTGCTGAAGGACGACATCTGCCCGCCCTCGGCGTGCGCGAACCTCACCGGCACGCAGAGCGTGACGGCGTTCGCCGGCGGCAAGGCCGGCATGACCATCGGCGGCGACTTCAACCGCAAGGCCGTGGAACAGGGCGCGGTGAAGGGCAAGTACGCCGTGGTCCCGCTGCCCGGCACCACTCCGGGCTCGGTCGCGCCCGCGTTCGCCGGCGGCAACCTGCTCGGCGTGTTCGGCGCCAGCAAGCGCCACGGGCTCGCCGTGCAGTTCGCCGAGCTGCTGGCCGGGGCGAAGTACCAGGAGAAGATGTACAACGCCATGGGCAATCTGCCCACCCTCGGCAGCGTGCAGGAGAAGCTGGCCGCGAGCGACCCGTCGCTGAAGCCCTTCGTGGACAGCCTGAAGGCGGGCACCAAGTTCGTGCCGAGCACTCCCGCGTGGTCGAAGATCGACAGCCAGAACGTGCTGCCCACGGCCGTGCAGCAGATCGCGACCGGCGGCAAGGACCCGGCGGGCGCGCTCGCCGACGCCGCGGCCGCGATGAACAAGAACTTCGGCTAG